GCGTTGCGGCGTAAGTTCAAAACTCTGGATCTCGACTCCGTCAGTAAGATGAAAGGTTGATGTGCTGAATTTACTCTGGCTGATACCGGCTTTGCCTTTTGCCGGGTTCACGATCCTGGCACTTCTGGGCAGGCGCCTGCCGAAAAGTATCAATACCCTGATCGGTGTTGGTTCGATCGGATTGTCAGCAATTATCGCAATCCTGATCGGAATCGAGTTCATGACTGCTCCGCCTGAAGGTGGCAGTTTCGTTCAGACGCTCTGGTCATGGTTCGAAGTAGGCGGCTTAAGCCTGTCGATATCGTTTCATCTGGACGCGCTCTCGCTTCTGATGATCCTGGTGGTGACCTTCGTGGCCTTCCTGATTCATCTCTATTCCAGCGAGTTTATGTCCGACGATGAAGGGTACAGCCGCTTTTTCGCCTACATGAATCTCTTCGTCGGTTCGATGTTGACTCTGGTGATGGGCGCTAACCTGGTGCTTCTGTATCTGGGCTGGGAGGGTGTCGGCCTGTGCAGTTATCTTTTGATCGGATTCTGGTATAAGGATCGCGCCAACGGCGCGGCCGCCCGCAAAGCGTTTATCGTAACCAGAATAGGCGATACCGCCCTGGCGATCGGACTGTTTCTGCTCTTTTTCAACCTGGATACATTGAACATCCAACAGTTGATGGACAGCGCGCTTCAAAACTGGGAGCCTGGTTCACAGCTTGCGGTTGCCTCCGCGCTTCTGCTTCTGGGTGGAGCGGTCGGTAAATCGGCCCAGCTTCCGCTTCAAACCTGGCTGCCGGATGCTATGGCTGGTCCGACACCGGTCAGCGCGCTTATTCATGCCGCCACCATGGTTACCGCCGGCGTTTACCTGATCGCCAGAACCCATGTGATTTTCGAACTGGCGCCTCTGGCACAGACCATAGTCGCCATCATCGGCGCGGCCACGCTTCTGATCGCCGGATGCAGCGCGCTGGCACAACGTGATATCAAACGCGTCTTAGCCTATTCTACTATCAGCCAGATCGGATATATGTTCTTAGCACTGGGCGTGGGCGCATATTCCGCGGCGATGTTTCATTTCATGACCCACGCCTTCTTCAAGGCCTTGCTGTTTTTGGGCGCCGGCGCGCTGATACTTTCTCTGCATCACGAACACGATATGTTCAAGATGGGCGGGATGAGAAAACATATGCCGACCACCTTCTGGACATTTTTAGTCGGCGGAGCTTCCCTGGCGGCGTTGCCATTGGTAACCTCCGGATTCTACAGCAAGGATCTGATCCTGTGGAAAGCCTGGACCTCGCCCGCGGGCGGGCCGATCTTCTGGCTGGCGGGAATTATGGGAGCCCTGATTACGGCCATATACACTTTCCGGATGATCTTTGTAACCTTCTTCGGCGAGGCCAAAATTATACCCGAAACACTGCCCGGAAACAGAATCAAGCTGCCCCTTATCGTCTTGGCGGTGCTGGCGACTGTGGGAGGATTTGTGGAGATGCCTCATACCCTGGGCCATTTCGCACCCTTCGGTAAGTTCATGCATTCAGTTTTACCGCATATACAAGTTCATTACAGCATCACGACCGAACTGCTCTTCCAGCTGATCGCATTGGTGGTAACTTTAAGCGGTGTCTATATCGCCTACCTGTTTTATCTCCGCAAACCTGAGCTGGCTGAAAACATCGGGCGTCGAGGACCGGGTAAATCCCTGTATCGGTTCTTTATTGCCGGATGGGGTTTTGATCGGATCTATTACCGTCAGTTCGTCTATCCATTCGTCAGTCTGGCCAAAGTCAACAAAGATGATGTAGTCGATTCATTCTATAAATTCATCGCGCTGTTGACAAAACTGATGCATTTCACGTTCAGCCTGACCCAAAACGGCAAACTGCGTTTCTACGCCGGCGGGATCGCTCTGGGCGCGGTGATTGTAATCTGGCTGGTGGTGTTCTCATGATTTTAGTCTGGCTTCTGATCATTCCTCTGGCGGCCGGGCTTCTGGCCTGGATCTTCGGACGCAACAATCATCTCTTCGCCCGCTGGATATCACTACTGGCCATGCTCGCCGACCTGGCTTTGGCACTCAGCCTCTGGTTTAAGCATTTCGAGCAGATCGATCTTGTGGCCGGGGGTGGATGGCTGATCGAATACAGCCTCGCATGGGTCCCGCAACTGGGGATCAGTTTCTATCTGGGTGTGGACGGGCTCAGTATCCTGATGATCGTGCTCTCGGCATTTCTGGGAGTGCTGGCAGTAGCGACCTCATGGAGCGAGATCACAAAAAAAGTCGGCTTTTTCCATTTTAACCTGATGTGGATCATGGCCGGAATCATCGGCGTATTCATGGCCCTCGACCTGTTTTTATTCTACTTCTTCTGGGAGCTGATGCTGGTTCCGATGTACTTTTTGATCGGTATCTGGGGCCACGAAAAACGCCTCTATGCCGCGGTCAAATTCTTCATCTTCACTCAGCTTTCAGGCCTTCTGATGCTGGCGGCGATACTGGGGCTGTACTTTGTGCACCAGAATCAGACCGGAATTTATACATTTAACTATAACGATCTTCTGGGCACTCCGCTGGCGGTCTCTGTGGGACGCTGGCTGATGCTCGGATTCTTTGCCGCCTTCGCGGTCAAACTGCCGGCGTTTCCATTTCATCCCTGGCTGGCTGATGCCCATACCGAGGCGCCCACAGCAGGTTCAGTTATCCTGGCCGGACTGCTTCTGAAGACCGGTGCCTATGGTTTTTTGCGGTTTGTGTTGCCTCTGTTTCCCGAGGCCTCCGAATATATCGCTCCGGCGGCTATGATCATCGGGGTGGTAGGGATAATCTACGGCGCAATCTTAGCTTTCGGTCAGACTGACCTGAAACGGCTGGTGGCCTACACCTCGGTCAGTCATATGGGCTTCGTCATACTCGGTATCTTCACCTTCAATCAACTCGCCCTGCAGGGTGTGGTGATGCAGATGATCTGTCACGGCCTCTCCACCGGCGGACTGTTTATCATTGCCGGGCATCTGCAGGAACAGATACATACGCGCGACATGAACCGGATGGGGGGTATGTGGGAAAACCTGCCACGTTTCGGCGGTGTGGCGATGTTTTTCGCGCTGGCTTCTCTGGGACTGCCCGGACTGGGCAACTTCGTGGGCGAATTCCTGGTTTTGATCGGCACTTTTCAGACCGATGTCATCCTGACTATCGCGGCCGCAACCGGCCTGGTCTTTGCCGCCATCTACTCCCTCTGGATCATCCAGCAGACTTTTCATGGAGAGAAACGGGCCGATTGGAAAATCAGGGACCTGTCACCCCGTTTCATACTGATTTTTGCGTTGATGATCATACCCTTGGTAATACTGGGACTTTTCCCGCAACCGGTGATCGACACTGCCCAGCCCGCAATCGAGCGCTTAGAACGAATCAACACGATCGACAAGCCTGAGTATTCGGGAGTTGACCTGACCGAAGCAGATCGCGATCGCAGATTTTCGAAGGGAGGCGATTGATGCAGTCGGCATATCTTAACGCGCCCCTTCCATATATTATTTTAGCGGCCGTCTCGCTAATGATAATTATCGCGATCTCGATCAAACGAAATCATGCCTTCGCAATGGGGCTTTCTGTAATCGGCATGATCGCCGCTTTTATAACATTATTTACTAATGATACCGCGGAAAGCACCTATGGCCTGCTGGTTTTCGGACCGGCGGCTCAGTTCTTTACCGGACTGTTTTTATCATCCGGTATAGTAATCGCGTTTCTCGGATATGACTACCTGTATAATCATGACGAACACAGAGAAGAATTCTACCCGGTTCTGCTTCTGGCCATTCTGGGCGCTTCAGTTTTGTCGTCATCGATCAATTTCGTTTCGTTTTTCCTGGGTCTGGAACTGATGACTGTCAGCTTGTATGTAATGATCGCGTACCTGCGCGACAGTTCATTCTCACTGGAGGCTGGTGTAAAATACCTGATCCTGGCGGCGGCCTCCTCGGCTTTTTTGCTGATGGGTATGGCATTTTTATATTTCGAAACCGGAAGTCTCGAGTTCACAGGTCCGATTGTTGAATATGCGCAACAGGGATGGCAGACCAGTATGTTGTTTTTGGCCGGGCTCGCCTTTATGCTGGTCGGAATCGGCTTCAAGCTGGCGGTGGTGCCGTTTCACATGTGGACTGCCGATGTCTACGAGGGCGCACCCGCACCGGTGACAGCGTTTGTGGCGACTGTCTCCAAGGGTGCTGTCGTGGCGGTATTACTGCGTCTTTTCTTTTCCGGCGCGGTATCTCAATTCGGTTCAGTCGTTCTGGTCTTGAGCATAATCGCGGGCGCTTCGATGTTTGCCGGAAATATTCTGGCTTTGATGCAGAAGAACGTCAAACGCATACTGGCCTATTCCTCGATCGCTCACCTGGGATATATACTGGTCGCTTTGTTGGCTTACCGCGAGAGCGCGGTCAGCGCGATATCATATTATCTGGTCGTTTATTTCATCACCACTCTGGGTGCCTTCGGGCTGGTCAGCCTGCTTTCCAACAGGAAGGGTGAACCGACCGATATCGACTCCTTCCGCGGGATATTCTGGCGACAGCCTTTGATCGCGATCGTGTTCACCGCGATGCTGATGTCCCTGGCAGGGATACCCCTGACCGGCGGTTTCATCGGCAAATTTATGGTGGTCGTGGCCGGAGTCGAAAGCTCACTCTGGGCTTTGATCATCATCCTGATAGTCAACAGCGCGATCGGAATATATTACTATCTGCGAATCGTTGCGGCTATGTTTTCCGACGCTCCAAAAGAGCTCGATTATTCTCGTGTGAAAGTACCTTTTTCCGGTCAAATGCTTATGACTATACTGACCGTACTTTTAATTTATTTCGGAATATTCCCTGACAACCTGCTCAGTCTTATCGACGGCCTCGTGGA
The sequence above is drawn from the Candidatus Zixiibacteriota bacterium genome and encodes:
- the nuoL gene encoding NADH-quinone oxidoreductase subunit L; the encoded protein is MLNLLWLIPALPFAGFTILALLGRRLPKSINTLIGVGSIGLSAIIAILIGIEFMTAPPEGGSFVQTLWSWFEVGGLSLSISFHLDALSLLMILVVTFVAFLIHLYSSEFMSDDEGYSRFFAYMNLFVGSMLTLVMGANLVLLYLGWEGVGLCSYLLIGFWYKDRANGAAARKAFIVTRIGDTALAIGLFLLFFNLDTLNIQQLMDSALQNWEPGSQLAVASALLLLGGAVGKSAQLPLQTWLPDAMAGPTPVSALIHAATMVTAGVYLIARTHVIFELAPLAQTIVAIIGAATLLIAGCSALAQRDIKRVLAYSTISQIGYMFLALGVGAYSAAMFHFMTHAFFKALLFLGAGALILSLHHEHDMFKMGGMRKHMPTTFWTFLVGGASLAALPLVTSGFYSKDLILWKAWTSPAGGPIFWLAGIMGALITAIYTFRMIFVTFFGEAKIIPETLPGNRIKLPLIVLAVLATVGGFVEMPHTLGHFAPFGKFMHSVLPHIQVHYSITTELLFQLIALVVTLSGVYIAYLFYLRKPELAENIGRRGPGKSLYRFFIAGWGFDRIYYRQFVYPFVSLAKVNKDDVVDSFYKFIALLTKLMHFTFSLTQNGKLRFYAGGIALGAVIVIWLVVFS
- the nuoM gene encoding NADH-quinone oxidoreductase subunit M, encoding MILVWLLIIPLAAGLLAWIFGRNNHLFARWISLLAMLADLALALSLWFKHFEQIDLVAGGGWLIEYSLAWVPQLGISFYLGVDGLSILMIVLSAFLGVLAVATSWSEITKKVGFFHFNLMWIMAGIIGVFMALDLFLFYFFWELMLVPMYFLIGIWGHEKRLYAAVKFFIFTQLSGLLMLAAILGLYFVHQNQTGIYTFNYNDLLGTPLAVSVGRWLMLGFFAAFAVKLPAFPFHPWLADAHTEAPTAGSVILAGLLLKTGAYGFLRFVLPLFPEASEYIAPAAMIIGVVGIIYGAILAFGQTDLKRLVAYTSVSHMGFVILGIFTFNQLALQGVVMQMICHGLSTGGLFIIAGHLQEQIHTRDMNRMGGMWENLPRFGGVAMFFALASLGLPGLGNFVGEFLVLIGTFQTDVILTIAAATGLVFAAIYSLWIIQQTFHGEKRADWKIRDLSPRFILIFALMIIPLVILGLFPQPVIDTAQPAIERLERINTIDKPEYSGVDLTEADRDRRFSKGGD
- the nuoN gene encoding NADH-quinone oxidoreductase subunit NuoN — protein: MQSAYLNAPLPYIILAAVSLMIIIAISIKRNHAFAMGLSVIGMIAAFITLFTNDTAESTYGLLVFGPAAQFFTGLFLSSGIVIAFLGYDYLYNHDEHREEFYPVLLLAILGASVLSSSINFVSFFLGLELMTVSLYVMIAYLRDSSFSLEAGVKYLILAAASSAFLLMGMAFLYFETGSLEFTGPIVEYAQQGWQTSMLFLAGLAFMLVGIGFKLAVVPFHMWTADVYEGAPAPVTAFVATVSKGAVVAVLLRLFFSGAVSQFGSVVLVLSIIAGASMFAGNILALMQKNVKRILAYSSIAHLGYILVALLAYRESAVSAISYYLVVYFITTLGAFGLVSLLSNRKGEPTDIDSFRGIFWRQPLIAIVFTAMLMSLAGIPLTGGFIGKFMVVVAGVESSLWALIIILIVNSAIGIYYYLRIVAAMFSDAPKELDYSRVKVPFSGQMLMTILTVLLIYFGIFPDNLLSLIDGLVDSFILK